In Tachysurus fulvidraco isolate hzauxx_2018 chromosome 11, HZAU_PFXX_2.0, whole genome shotgun sequence, one DNA window encodes the following:
- the LOC113647919 gene encoding cytochrome P450 7A1, whose translation MVISVALIWAVVVGLCCCLWLILGIRRRLPGEPPVENGWIPYMGCALQFGANPLEFLRRRQKKYGHIFTCKIAGSYVHFLCDPFSYHAVIRQGRHLDWKKFHFAASVKAFGHESMDPSHGYTTENLHQTFLKTLQGKALPSLIENMMENLQTVMLQSNMLKSSSSEWEVDGIFAFCYKVMFESGYLTLFGKELDGDKTIACQQAQKALVINALENFKEFDKIFPALVAGLPIHVFKSGHSARENLAKTMLHENLSKRTKISDLISLRMQLNDSLSTFNELSKARTHVAILWASQANTLPATFWTLFYLIRCPAALKAATEEVKNIFERSNQKVDPKDPKLVLTREQLDNMPVLDSIIKEAMRLSSASLNVRVAKGDFLLHLDNMESYRIRKDDVIALYPQMLHFDPEIYEDPLTYKYDRFLDEKGQEKTCFYRGGRRLRYYYMPFGSGVTKCPGRFFAVHEIKQFLALVLAYFELELLDSEVKVPPLDQSRAGLGILQPTYDVDFKYRLKTQ comes from the exons ATGGTCATCAGCGTTGCCCTCATCTGGGCCGTCGTCGTGGGGCTCTGCTGCTGCCTCTGGCTCATTCTGGGGATCCGcaggag actGCCTGGGGAACCTCCAGTAGAAAATGGCTGGATCCCCTACATGGGTTGTGCTCTTCAGTTCGGCGCTAACCCACTAGAATTCCTCCGTAGAAGACAGAAGAAATATGGTCACATTTTCACATGTAAGATCGCTGGAAGCTACGTCCACTTCCTCTGCGACCCGTTCTCTTATCACGCCGTCATCCGTCAAGGGAGGCATCTAGACTGGAAGAAGTTTCACTTCGCAGCATCGgtcaag GCATTCGGTCATGAAAGCATGGACCCAAGTCATGGCTACACCACAGAGAACCTTCACCAGACCTTTCTGAAGACTTTGCAAGGTAAAGCTCTTCCGTCTCTTATAGAAAACATGATGGAGAACCTGCAGACTGTCATGCTGCAGTCCAACATGCTCAAATCCAGCAGCTCTGAATGGGAAGTGGACGGAATCTTTGCTTTCTGCTACAAGGTCATGTTCGAGTCTGGCTACCTCACGCTGTTTGGAAAGGAGCTGGACGGAGACAAGACGATTGCATGCCAGCAAGCCCAGAAAGCACTGGTCATTAATGCTCTGGAGAACTTCAAGGAGTTTGATAAGATTTTCCCTGCGCTAGTCGCAGGTCTCCCTATCCACGTATTCAAGAGTGGCCACAGTGCACGTGAGAACCTCGCCAAAACCATGCTGCACGAGAACCTCAGCAAGcgcaccaagatttctgacctAATTTCTCTGAGAATGCAGCTCAATGACTCATTATCGACCTTCAACGAGCTGAGCAAAGCCAGGACTCACGTCGCCATCCTGTGGGCCTCACAAGCCAACACCTTACCTGCAACATTCTGGACTCTCTTCTACCTTATCAG atgtCCAGCAGCATTGAAGGCAGCTACCGAGGAAGTAAAGAACATTTTTGAGCGTTCCAACCAGAAAGTTGATCCCAAAGATCCTAAACTGGTCCTAACCAGAGAACAGTTAGACAACATGCCAGTTCTCG ACAGTATAATAAAGGAAGCCATGAGGCTGTCCAGCGCCTCTCTGAACGTCAGGGTGGCTAAAGGAGATTTCTTGCTCCATCTGGACAATATGGAATCGTACCGGATCCGTAAAGACGACGTCATAGCGCTGTATCCGCAGATGCTCCACTTCGATCCTGAGATCTACGAAGATCCTCTG ACATACAAGTACGACAGATTCTTGGATGAAAAGGGACAGGAAAAGACATGTTTTTATCGAGGAGGACGAAGACTGCGATACTATTACATGCCCTTCGGCTCCGGAGTCACCAAATGTCCCGGGAGATTTTTTGCGGTTCATGAGATTAAGCAGTTTCTGGCTCTTGTGCTGGCCTACTTTGAGCTGGAGCTTTTGGATTCTGAAGTAAAAGTTCCTCCTTTGGATCAGTCCCGTGCCGGCCTCGGCATTTTACAGCCCACGTATGACGTTGACTTTAAATACAGACTAAAAACTCAATAG